Proteins encoded together in one Amphritea japonica ATCC BAA-1530 window:
- a CDS encoding CTP synthase yields MTRYIFVTGGVVSSLGKGIASASLAAILEARGLTVTMLKLDPYINVDPGTMSPIQHGEVFVTEDGAETDLDLGHYERFIRTTMSKRNNFTAGRVYQHVLRKERRGDYLGGTVQVIPHITDEIKRRVLEGAGDADIALVEIGGTVGDIESLPFMEAVRQLKVELGARRAMFMHLTLVPYIATAGEIKTKPSQHSVKELRSIGIQPDILVCRSDFAIPTSSRRKLSLFTNVEERAVISLPDADCIYKIPRLLSEQKLDQIVIEQFNLECPVADLSEWDRVSDAKLNPHREVTIAMVGKYMELLDAYKSLIEAISHAGIALRTKVNIKYIDSEQIERDGTDLLQDVSAVLVPGGFGERGVEGKIAAVKYARENKVPYLGICLGMQVAVIEYARHVAGIDDANSTEFDAEGASPLVGLITEWMTEEGAKEVRGYTDDLGGTMRLGAQICTLKEGTTAHQAYGSTEIKERHRHRYEVNNNFVPQLEEAGLVISGRSVDGELVEVVEAPDHPWFVACQFHPEFTSTPRDGHGLFSGFIEAALTFADLEK; encoded by the coding sequence ATGACGCGATATATTTTCGTCACAGGCGGTGTTGTTTCTTCATTGGGCAAAGGCATCGCATCCGCATCACTCGCAGCAATACTGGAGGCCCGTGGGTTGACAGTAACAATGCTGAAACTGGATCCGTACATCAACGTAGATCCGGGGACTATGAGTCCCATTCAGCATGGTGAGGTTTTTGTTACCGAAGATGGCGCCGAGACCGATCTCGATCTGGGGCACTACGAGCGTTTCATTCGTACCACGATGTCAAAGCGTAATAACTTTACGGCTGGTCGGGTATATCAACATGTCTTGCGTAAAGAGCGCCGTGGTGATTACCTGGGCGGAACGGTTCAGGTTATTCCTCACATTACCGATGAGATTAAGCGTCGGGTACTTGAAGGTGCCGGCGATGCGGATATCGCACTGGTTGAGATCGGTGGTACCGTAGGTGATATCGAATCTCTGCCGTTTATGGAAGCGGTTCGTCAGTTGAAAGTCGAGCTGGGTGCCCGTCGTGCCATGTTCATGCACCTTACGCTGGTGCCCTATATTGCCACTGCAGGTGAAATTAAGACCAAGCCCTCGCAGCACTCGGTTAAAGAATTACGTTCGATCGGTATTCAGCCAGATATTCTGGTTTGCCGTTCTGACTTTGCTATTCCTACGTCATCACGCCGTAAGTTATCCCTGTTTACCAACGTGGAAGAGCGTGCGGTTATCTCTCTGCCAGATGCTGACTGTATCTATAAAATCCCACGGTTGCTGAGTGAGCAGAAGCTGGATCAGATTGTTATTGAACAATTCAATCTGGAGTGCCCTGTTGCTGATCTGAGTGAGTGGGATCGCGTGTCCGATGCCAAGCTGAATCCGCATCGTGAAGTGACTATCGCGATGGTCGGTAAGTACATGGAGTTGCTGGACGCCTATAAGTCGTTAATCGAAGCGATCTCCCATGCCGGTATCGCCCTGCGTACTAAGGTTAATATCAAGTACATCGATTCCGAGCAGATCGAGCGTGATGGTACTGATCTGTTGCAGGATGTCTCTGCGGTATTAGTACCGGGTGGTTTTGGTGAACGGGGCGTTGAAGGAAAAATTGCAGCGGTTAAGTATGCCCGTGAAAACAAGGTACCTTATCTGGGTATCTGTTTGGGTATGCAGGTTGCCGTCATCGAGTATGCGCGCCATGTTGCCGGCATTGACGATGCCAACAGTACAGAGTTCGATGCCGAGGGTGCTTCACCGTTGGTTGGTCTGATTACCGAGTGGATGACCGAAGAAGGCGCGAAAGAAGTGCGCGGCTATACCGATGACCTGGGTGGCACTATGCGTCTGGGCGCGCAGATCTGTACGCTGAAAGAGGGAACTACCGCTCATCAGGCTTATGGTTCTACAGAGATTAAAGAGCGTCATCGTCACCGTTATGAAGTAAATAACAACTTCGTTCCTCAGCTGGAAGAGGCGGGCCTGGTTATTTCCGGCCGTTCTGTAGATGGCGAGCTGGTTGAGGTTGTGGAAGCGCCAGATCATCCGTGGTTTGTAGCGTGTCAGTTCCACCCTGAATTTACCTCTACCCCTAGAGATGGCCACGGTTTGTTCAGTGGCTTTATCGAGGCTGCACTCACCTTTGCAGACCTTGAAAAGTAA
- the eno gene encoding phosphopyruvate hydratase: MAQIADIKAREVLDSRGNPTVEADVILASGVIGSACAPSGASTGSREALELRDGDKSRYLGKGVLKAVAAINGVIREALTGMDVTDQRTLDNKMLELDGTENKENLGANAILAVSLAAAKAAATEKGIPLYAHIADINGTAGQYSLPLPMMNILNGGEHADNNVDIQEFMVQPVNFEKFSDGLRCGAEIFHALKSVLKARGLNTAVGDEGGFAPNLASNEEALVVIKEAVSNAGYELGKDVTLALDCAASEFYKDGKYDLSGEGKVFDAEGFSDYLAALTENYPIVSIEDGLDESDWDGWAYLTKIAGDKVQLVGDDLFVTNTKILSRGIEQSIGNSILIKFNQIGSLSETLDAIKMAKDAGFTVVISHRSGETEDTTIADLAVGTAAGQIKTGSLCRSDRVAKYNRLLRIEEELGTDAVYNGLSEIKGQG; the protein is encoded by the coding sequence ATGGCACAGATTGCTGATATTAAAGCCCGCGAAGTACTGGATTCCCGTGGTAACCCAACCGTCGAGGCGGATGTAATCCTGGCTTCCGGTGTTATCGGTTCTGCCTGTGCACCTTCCGGTGCTTCAACGGGTTCCCGCGAAGCGCTGGAACTGCGTGATGGTGATAAGAGTCGTTACCTGGGTAAAGGTGTACTGAAAGCGGTTGCTGCTATCAATGGCGTTATTCGTGAAGCTCTGACCGGTATGGATGTGACCGATCAGCGCACGCTGGATAACAAGATGCTGGAGCTGGACGGTACCGAGAATAAAGAGAACCTGGGTGCCAATGCTATCCTGGCGGTTTCACTAGCGGCGGCTAAAGCGGCAGCAACTGAAAAAGGGATTCCTCTATACGCTCACATTGCAGACATTAATGGTACTGCGGGTCAGTACTCGCTGCCTCTGCCGATGATGAATATCCTCAACGGTGGCGAGCATGCTGATAACAATGTTGATATCCAGGAGTTTATGGTTCAGCCGGTTAACTTTGAGAAGTTCTCTGATGGCCTCCGTTGTGGTGCTGAGATCTTCCATGCATTGAAGTCTGTGCTGAAGGCTCGTGGGCTGAACACTGCGGTAGGTGATGAGGGTGGCTTTGCACCAAACCTGGCGTCGAATGAAGAAGCGCTGGTTGTTATCAAAGAAGCGGTTTCAAATGCTGGTTATGAACTGGGTAAAGATGTCACGCTGGCGTTGGATTGCGCTGCTTCTGAGTTCTATAAAGATGGCAAGTATGATCTGTCCGGTGAAGGCAAGGTTTTTGATGCGGAAGGCTTCAGTGATTACCTGGCTGCCCTGACTGAAAATTACCCAATCGTTTCCATCGAAGATGGCCTGGACGAATCTGACTGGGATGGTTGGGCGTATCTGACAAAGATCGCTGGCGATAAAGTTCAGCTGGTTGGTGATGACCTGTTCGTAACTAATACTAAGATTCTAAGTCGTGGTATTGAGCAGAGTATTGGTAACTCAATTCTGATTAAGTTCAACCAGATCGGTTCACTGTCTGAGACGCTGGACGCTATCAAAATGGCGAAAGACGCAGGCTTCACCGTAGTCATCTCCCATCGTTCTGGTGAGACTGAAGATACTACTATTGCCGATCTTGCTGTAGGTACGGCTGCAGGCCAGATTAAGACCGGTTCGCTTTGCCGTTCAGATCGTGTAGCTAAATATAACCGTCTGCTGCGCATCGAAGAAGAGCTGGGTACAGACGCGGTTTATAACGGGTTGTCTGAAATTAAGGGTCAGGGTTAA
- the tilS gene encoding tRNA lysidine(34) synthetase TilS, with the protein MSNLQSHFNQQLDTCRKGTRRWVVGLSGGLDSIVLLHLAARSIPADQLLVVNIDHQLQQQSSQWAVFCEKQAASLNLPFQCLKVAVDVSASIERAARNARYKAFEGLLQPGDCLLLAHHLDDQAETMLFRLLRGTGLRGLTGMPVTRLLGHSKLLRPLLNAFRYELLSWAEQEQLEWIEDPSNSELVFDRNYLRHEVMPLLQVRWPGFARRWGETARYLREAEQLQNELAEIDLASVGERSLLNCESLVSLSRPRRNNLLRYWFKQAGFSIGERQIQSVLQLVNAAADRQPELKLPGLRVLRYQGVIRLHPDLPETQWGNRPVTEKGLETQQGVLTVQLDSGETGLRSLSGVIVRNRLEGDRCQPLGRGGSCSLKKLFQEHNVPPWQRNSWPVCVVEEEIVALPGICVCDGWQSEKKGHGFTLKWSPTALSVRVDSDTL; encoded by the coding sequence ATGAGTAATCTACAGTCCCACTTCAATCAGCAGCTCGATACCTGTCGTAAAGGGACCCGGCGCTGGGTCGTAGGGCTGAGTGGTGGTCTTGATTCAATTGTTTTGCTGCACCTGGCGGCCAGATCAATCCCGGCCGATCAATTGCTGGTTGTAAATATCGATCATCAGCTTCAACAACAATCATCACAATGGGCTGTTTTTTGTGAAAAGCAGGCCGCGTCGCTTAATCTTCCCTTTCAGTGCCTAAAAGTTGCTGTTGATGTCTCGGCCAGTATAGAGCGTGCTGCACGAAATGCGCGTTATAAGGCGTTTGAGGGGCTGCTTCAGCCCGGTGATTGCTTGCTGCTGGCGCACCATCTTGATGATCAGGCCGAAACGATGTTGTTTCGATTGTTGCGTGGTACGGGCTTGCGTGGCCTGACAGGGATGCCGGTGACGCGTTTGCTTGGGCATTCGAAGCTCTTGCGTCCCCTGTTGAATGCGTTTCGCTATGAGTTGTTGAGCTGGGCGGAGCAAGAGCAACTGGAGTGGATAGAGGATCCTAGTAACAGTGAGCTGGTGTTTGACCGAAACTATCTTAGGCATGAGGTTATGCCGCTGTTGCAAGTCAGGTGGCCTGGGTTTGCCCGGCGTTGGGGTGAGACTGCTCGCTATCTTCGAGAAGCTGAACAGTTACAGAATGAACTGGCGGAGATTGATCTTGCCAGTGTGGGTGAACGGTCGTTACTTAATTGTGAGTCGTTGGTCAGCCTTAGTCGCCCGCGTAGAAATAACCTGTTGCGCTACTGGTTTAAACAGGCGGGCTTTTCCATTGGAGAGCGCCAGATTCAAAGTGTCTTACAGTTGGTTAATGCTGCAGCAGACCGGCAGCCAGAGCTTAAGCTTCCTGGATTAAGAGTGCTGCGCTATCAGGGTGTTATCAGGCTGCATCCGGACCTGCCAGAAACGCAGTGGGGTAATCGACCGGTAACTGAGAAAGGTCTTGAAACTCAGCAGGGCGTTCTCACTGTGCAACTGGACTCTGGAGAAACCGGTTTGCGTTCGCTGTCGGGAGTGATAGTGCGAAACCGACTGGAAGGTGATCGGTGTCAGCCATTGGGGCGGGGTGGTTCCTGTAGTCTGAAAAAGTTATTTCAGGAACATAATGTTCCTCCCTGGCAGCGAAATTCATGGCCTGTTTGTGTTGTAGAAGAGGAAATTGTTGCTTTGCCGGGAATCTGTGTTTGTGATGGCTGGCAGAGTGAAAAAAAAGGCCATGGTTTTACGCTGAAATGGTCACCAACTGCATTGTCTGTCAGAGTCGATTCTGATACCCTGTAG
- the accA gene encoding acetyl-CoA carboxylase carboxyl transferase subunit alpha, translating to MNPNYLDFEQPIADLEAKIEELRLVGDDNELNIEEEITKLQGKSRSLTESLFSDLSEWQISQIARHPLRPYTLDYVKLIFDDFEELHGDRHFADDQALVGGIARLEGRPVMVIGHQKGREVKEKVRRNFGMPRPEGYRKALRLMEMAERFKMPILTFIDTPGAYPGIDAEERGQSEAIAFNLAAMSRLKTPIIATVVGEGGSGGALAIGVCDELMMLQYSTYSVISPEGCASILWKSADKAPDAARAMGLTSDRLHGHGLVDQIVDEPLGGAHRDHGLIAANLKKHLLETLERLSEIEQDELLERRYERLMSYGISQ from the coding sequence ATGAATCCCAATTATCTGGATTTTGAACAGCCTATCGCTGATCTGGAAGCAAAGATCGAAGAGCTGCGCCTGGTTGGCGATGACAATGAGCTGAATATTGAGGAAGAGATTACCAAGCTGCAGGGTAAAAGCCGTAGTCTCACGGAGTCTCTGTTTAGTGATCTGAGCGAGTGGCAGATTTCTCAAATAGCGCGTCATCCTTTACGTCCTTATACACTAGACTATGTAAAGTTGATTTTTGATGACTTTGAAGAGCTGCATGGTGATCGTCATTTTGCCGATGATCAGGCGCTTGTTGGGGGTATCGCCCGACTGGAAGGTCGTCCAGTCATGGTAATCGGTCATCAAAAAGGGCGTGAAGTTAAAGAGAAAGTTCGCCGTAATTTTGGTATGCCGCGTCCTGAGGGCTACCGTAAAGCACTACGGTTGATGGAGATGGCAGAACGTTTCAAAATGCCTATCCTGACATTTATTGATACACCAGGCGCTTATCCGGGTATTGATGCCGAGGAACGTGGTCAGTCTGAAGCAATTGCGTTTAATCTGGCCGCAATGTCTCGCTTAAAAACCCCTATTATCGCAACGGTTGTTGGCGAAGGTGGGTCTGGTGGTGCATTAGCCATCGGCGTTTGCGATGAGTTGATGATGTTACAGTACTCAACTTACTCCGTTATCTCCCCGGAAGGTTGTGCTTCTATCCTGTGGAAGAGTGCAGATAAGGCGCCAGACGCTGCGCGGGCAATGGGTCTGACCTCTGATCGCCTTCACGGGCATGGACTGGTTGATCAGATAGTTGATGAACCATTGGGTGGAGCACATCGTGATCACGGGTTGATTGCTGCTAACCTTAAGAAACATTTGCTGGAAACGCTGGAGCGGTTATCCGAGATAGAGCAGGATGAGCTTCTCGAACGGCGTTACGAACGTCTGATGTCTTACGGCATCAGCCAGTAA